The DNA sequence CATAGCTGAGCCATGCTCCCATGCTGGGGCGGTTCCCCTGCTGGGCGCCCGTCTGGAAAAAGGTAATGGCCGGGTCGTGGTTAATGGCGTCGGTATGCAGGGAACGGACAATGCAAATATCGTCCACTACCTTGGCGGTGAAGGGAAAAAGATCGCTTACCCAGGCGCGAGCCTTACCGTATTGCTGAAAATCGTAATAAGAACCTACCAATGGAAAGCTGGCCTGGTTGGCCGTCATCCCGGTGAGCCGCTGCCCGCCGCGTACCGATTCCGGCAAGTCCTTCCCCATCATCTCGCGCAGCATGGGTTTATAATCAAAGGATTCCAGCTGTGAAGGCGCTCCGCTCTGGAACAGGTAGATCACCCGTTTGGCCTTTGGAGCAAAGTGCGGTATTCCGGGAGTAAACTCCTCGCCTGCCGCGACAGAGCGGGAGAACAGGTCGGGAATCAGCAGGGAACCCAGCGCCGCGCTTCCGATACCCACGCTCAGGCGGGAAAGGAATTGACGGCGGTTTACTTTCAGCCGGGATTCAATAATAGCATCGTGAATTGCGTCCTTTTTCATCTGAATATAATTTCCGGATCAGCTCCTTGTAATAGCTTCCTCAAGATTATAGATCCCGTGTACGAGCGACATCAGCGCTGCATGCTGAACCGCGTCCAGTCCCCGGCGATGCGGGTATTCTCCTGCCTGGAGGAAGGCTTTGGCTTTTTCGGGTTCCTTTCCGTAGCGTTCCAGCTCTTGTTTATAAAATTCCATCAGCAGTTCCAGTTCCTTCTCTTTGGGCGTCCTGCAGAGGATCCGCCTGAATGCCCGGGTAATCCGCTCCTGCGGCGCCAGCTCCTGCTGCGAAAGCAATGTGCCTGACAAGACCCTTGCCGCTTCCAGGACCGCCGGGTCGTTCATCATCACCAGGGCCTGCAGGGGCGTATTGGTACGCTGACGTTCCACCTCGCACTGGTCGCGGTTGCTGGCATCGAAAATGAGCATATTCGGCGGGGGGACGGTGAGCTTGATAAAGCCGTAAATTCCCCTGCGGTAAAGATCCTGCCCATGATCCTGCACGTAACGCGCAAGGGTGCCTCTTCCGGAAGAAGTGACCTCCCAAATGCCGTCCGGCTGGTAGCCCTTGAAACTAGGGCCGCCAAGCTGCTTAACCAGCAGTCCGCTGCTGGCCAGTAAATGATCCCTTATCAGTTCCGCAGGCAGCCGCAGGCGGGAGGCCCTGGCCAGGTAGATATTGTCCGGGTCGGTATATAGTTTCTTTTCGGAGATTTTAGCCGACTGCCGGTAAGTAGCCGAGGTCACCAGTTCCTTCACCAGCCATTTAATATCCCAGTCATGCTCCATAAAGGAGACAGCCAGGTAATCAAGCAGCTCGGGATGGGAGGGAAGCTTTCCCTGCGCCCCGAAGTCGCCGGTGGATTCAACGATGCCCCTGCCGAAAATCTTGTTCCAGACCTGGTTCACAAAAACGCGGGCGGTCAGCGGATTTTCCTTACTGATGGTCCATTTGGCCAGCCCCAGGCGATTGCGGGGATAGCGGGTGGTATCCAGCGGAAGGATCGCTTCCGGCGTAGCCGCAAATACCCGCTTGCCCGGTGAATCATATAATCCGCGGTTAAGAATATAAGTTTTTCGCAGCGTATCCAGCTCTTCCATCACCGACACCATCATGCGCCCCGTATCAGGTTTGTTCACAAAGTCAAGGATGCCTTTTACATCTTCGTCGTTAATGTAAAGAATGGGCGTTTTTGCCGGCTCGGAACCTACCAATCCTTCCAGTCCCTTTTCCGGGGTATTATTGAAGAAGGCATACATCTCATAATAATCCTGCTGGGAAAAAGGATCGTACTTATGGTCATGGCATTGGGCGCATTCCATGGTAATGCCCAGAATGCCCTTGCTGAACGTATTGGTTTTGTCAATATTATAGGTAACGCGGTATTCTTCTTCAATGACACCGCCCTCTTCCGTATATTTATGATTGCGGTTAAAGGCCGTGGCCAAAATCTGTTCCTTGTTCGCTTCCGGCAGCATGTCGCCCGCCAGCTGCCACAGCAGGAACTGGTCATAGGGCATATTCTCATTAAAGGCGTGGATCACCCAGTCGCGCCAGGGCCACTGTGTACGGCGGTCATCATCCTGGTAGCCATAAGAATCGGCATAACGGCCAACATCCAGCCAGTGAAGCGCCATTTTCTCCCCGTAGGCAGGAGAGGCCAGCAGCTGATCAATAATTTTTTCATAGGCCTGCGGGGAATCATCCGCCAGGAAAGCGTCCATCATCTCCAGGTCCGGGGGCAGCCCCGTAAGGTCTACCGAAACCCTCCTCAGCAAGTGTTCCTTGTCAGCAGGTTCGTTTGGTTCCAGGCCAACCAGGTCCATTTTTGACAGTACAAAGCGGTCAATATCGTTCCGGGGCCAGTCTTCCCGGCTAACTTCCGGCAAAGCAGGCTTTTCAGGCGGAAGAAATGCCCAGTGCTTTTCGTATTCGGCGCCCTGCTTTATCCACTTTCCGATCAGTTTGATCTCGTATTCGCTGAGTTTCAGGTTAGAAGAAGGCGGAGGCATTTTTAAATCGGGGTCGTCCGAGGTGATGCGCAGGTAGACCATGCTTTCTTCCGGCTTTCCCGGAACAATGGCATGCGCTTCCGGCATGTCTTTTAACGCTGCATAGGCGTTTTCTTCCAGGTCAAGCCGGAGATCGGCCTCCCTGGCATTGTCGTCCGGCCCATGGCAGGCAAAGCACCGGTCAGACAACACCGGCTTCACATGAAAATTAAAGTCCACTTTATCAGGCAATTTTCCTGATCCTGTGATGCCTTCCGGCTCGGACCGGTTACAGTTGATCAGCAGCAGGCTGGTTGCCGTTGCGGCTATAATAGCATATAATGGTTTACAATTCACAGCCTATTGGATAAGGTTACCTTAGAGCTGGCTAAAGTTAGTGAAAAACCCTGGAGCTATCAAACTTTGTTTGAACATTCTTACATACTATCGACCGCTGCAAGTGAGCAAGATGTCCGACATAAAATTGTCATATAAAAGTTACGTTTGAAAATCCCATTTGAGCAACGTATGCGCAGGATTTCCGAAGCCGCTTCCCTGTTCACGTGTTTGTTTTAGCTAATACATTTTTAATAATGTATCACGTCTGTTGCAAATTTCTTAATTTTTAGCAGCGAATGGCGCCGAATGGTGCAAGATTTCTCCTGTTTTTTATCAATATCGCTAAAATTTGTAACGTCTTTGTTGTAAAAGCCTCAAATGGTTAAATTAGTGTAATTTTTAGGATACACTAAATCAACCATTATGAAGAGACAACTTTTTACCTTACTCATACTTACACTAAGTATGTTGTTGCCGGCTCTCTCCTGGGCGCAGGTGCAGGTATCCGGAAAGGTTACCGACGCCGCCACAGACGAACCCTTGCCGGGAGTCGCAGTTACCGTACAAGGTACCACTATCGGGACACAGACCGACCTCGAAGGAAATTACCAGATCAATGTGCCGTCCAGCGGGTCAATGCTGGAATTTCGTTTTCTTGGGTATACCAACCAGACGATTGCTGCTGACCGCGAGCTTATCAATGTGGAGCTAGCAACCAGCGCGCAGGCGCTCAATGAAGTGGTAGTAACCGCAATGGGCACACAGCGAAGCAGGAATGAATTGCCATTTGCGGCAGAAGAAGTGAGCGCTGAGGAATTGACAAGGACCCGGGGAGCGAATTTTATGAATTCCCTTTCAGGAAAAGTTTCCGGTTTAGCCATCCGGCAAAATAACAGCCTGGGTGGATCTACCAATGTGGTGATCAGGGGCTATAAATCCATTACGGGAAATAACCAGGCCCTTTTTGTCATTGACGGGGTGCCGGTAAGCAATGCCAATACAAACACCGAGGATCAGATGGAAGGATTTGCCGGCTATGACTACGGCAATGCCGCCGCCGATATTAACCCTGATAATATCGCCTCGGTTAACGTACTTAAAGGCGCAGCGGCTACGGCTTTATACGGTTCGCGCGGCGCTAACGGCGTAATCATGATCACCACTAAAAAGGGGCGGAAAAATAGCCTGGAAGTATTGGTGAACAGCGGGTTTACCGTAGGAAGCATAGATAAAACTACTTTTGCGGAATACCAGAATGAATATGGCGCAGGGTATGAATCCGGATTTTACGATGTGAGTTTTCCCGACGGC is a window from the Anseongella ginsenosidimutans genome containing:
- a CDS encoding PSD1 and planctomycete cytochrome C domain-containing protein: MNCKPLYAIIAATATSLLLINCNRSEPEGITGSGKLPDKVDFNFHVKPVLSDRCFACHGPDDNAREADLRLDLEENAYAALKDMPEAHAIVPGKPEESMVYLRITSDDPDLKMPPPSSNLKLSEYEIKLIGKWIKQGAEYEKHWAFLPPEKPALPEVSREDWPRNDIDRFVLSKMDLVGLEPNEPADKEHLLRRVSVDLTGLPPDLEMMDAFLADDSPQAYEKIIDQLLASPAYGEKMALHWLDVGRYADSYGYQDDDRRTQWPWRDWVIHAFNENMPYDQFLLWQLAGDMLPEANKEQILATAFNRNHKYTEEGGVIEEEYRVTYNIDKTNTFSKGILGITMECAQCHDHKYDPFSQQDYYEMYAFFNNTPEKGLEGLVGSEPAKTPILYINDEDVKGILDFVNKPDTGRMMVSVMEELDTLRKTYILNRGLYDSPGKRVFAATPEAILPLDTTRYPRNRLGLAKWTISKENPLTARVFVNQVWNKIFGRGIVESTGDFGAQGKLPSHPELLDYLAVSFMEHDWDIKWLVKELVTSATYRQSAKISEKKLYTDPDNIYLARASRLRLPAELIRDHLLASSGLLVKQLGGPSFKGYQPDGIWEVTSSGRGTLARYVQDHGQDLYRRGIYGFIKLTVPPPNMLIFDASNRDQCEVERQRTNTPLQALVMMNDPAVLEAARVLSGTLLSQQELAPQERITRAFRRILCRTPKEKELELLMEFYKQELERYGKEPEKAKAFLQAGEYPHRRGLDAVQHAALMSLVHGIYNLEEAITRS